From a region of the Polyodon spathula isolate WHYD16114869_AA chromosome 31, ASM1765450v1, whole genome shotgun sequence genome:
- the LOC121303223 gene encoding PDZ and LIM domain protein 2-like — MSLNVNLIGPSPWGFRISGGRDFKKPIAVSKVSAGSKAEVADLRPGDVILEINGQGTADMLNVEAQNKIKTSKAQLLLTVDRSEPASPGQTNGILTPERLSSQFQGALQVSRDENQNYSKPSHRSPCSTEPLAPRHSPGYSKPDTPPSARSFQSRSWSPVEKSFSLKVSLDSPGPQEPVADVRRNSLPRIPTPPGWTPPRSPRERPLDSWETRAFPSSSSDAAMHKFDRDSEVYKMIQENKESRTAPRQSSTFRLLQEVLESDEQAATVRFPGAFSPSPQKAVGSVAGVTKFHICEKCDTSIVTQAVRIVEDRYRHPECYTCTHCGLNLKMRGHFWVGEEMFCEKHARERYQGPSGATPTTVHPKS; from the exons ATGTCGCTGAACGTGAATTTGATTGGCCCGTCTCCCTGGGGCTTCAGGATATCTGGAGGGCGGGACTTCAAGAAGCCCATCGCTGTTTCCAAG GTGAGTGCCGGCAGCAAGGCAGAGGTCGCTGACCTTCGACCCGGCGATGTCATCCTGGAGATTAATGGTCAGGGCACAGCAGACATGCTCAACGTGGAGGCCCAGAACAAGATCAAGACCAGCAAGGCACAGCTGCTTCTCACTGTGGACAG GTCGGAGCCTGCTTCTCCCGGACAGACGAACGGGATCCTGACCCCGGAACGCTTATCCTCGCAGTTCCAG GGGGCGCTCCAGGTCAGCCGAGACGAGAACCAGAACTACAGCAAGCCCTCGCACCGGAGCCCCTGCTCCACTGAGCCTCTCGCCCCCCGACACTCCCCTGGCTACAGCAAGCCAGACACGCCCCCCAGCGCCAGGAG CTTCCAGTCTCGCTCCTGGTCTCCTGTAGAAAAGAGTTTCAGCCTCAAAGTGTCCTTGGACTCCCCAGGTCCCCAG GAGCCAGTGGCAGATGTGCGGAGGAACTCCCTACCCCGCATCCCCACCCCCCCAGGCTGGACCCCCCCTCGCAGCCCCAGAGAGCGCCCCCTGGATTCGTGGGAGACGAGGGCCTTCCCCAGCAGCAG CTCGGACGCAGCCATGCACAAGTTTGACAGAGACTCTGAGGTGTACAAGATGATCCAGGAGAATAAGGAGTCCCGCACAGCCCCCCGGCAATCCAGCACCTTCCGCCTGCTGCAAGAGGTGCTGGAATCTGATGAGCAAG CGGCGACGGTCCGATTCCCAGGAGCGTTCTCTCCGAGCCCGCAGAAAGCAGTGGGCTCTGTCGCCGGGGTTACCAAGTTCCACATCTGTGAGAAATGCGACACCAGCATCGT gacGCAGGCGGTGCGCATCGTGGAGGATCGATACCGACACCCCGAGTGCTACACCTGCACGCATTGCGGCCTCAACCTCAAGATGAGGGGACACTTCTGGGTGGGGGAGGAGATGTTCTGCGAGAAGCACGCCCGCGAGCGATACCAGGGGCCCTCGGGGGCCACCCCCACAACCGTCCACCCCAAGTCCTAG